One Nonomuraea angiospora DNA segment encodes these proteins:
- a CDS encoding zinc-dependent alcohol dehydrogenase family protein has product MRATFMYGAGDVRVENVPDSVVKLPTDALVRVTASCICGSDLWPYGSLSPADGPARMGHEFIGVVEDTGSQVTTVKRGDLVVAPFAISDNTCAFCREGLHTSCAHPQAGFWDGEPEEGGQAEAVRVPLADGTLVKLPVAPDSALIPSLLTLSDVFGTGYHAAVAAGVNERTRVTVIGDGAVGLLAVLSARRLGAEQIILMGRHPARTGLGREFGATDVVSARGEEGIAQVRELTGGHGTHAVLEAVGTMSAYEQALGIVRPGGVISRVGVPQYEEAPIGFGSLFRHNLRLAGGPAPVRAYIEELMPDILDGTLEPGKVFDATTDLDGVPAGYQDMADRKSLKVLIQP; this is encoded by the coding sequence ATGCGTGCAACCTTCATGTACGGAGCCGGCGACGTCCGCGTCGAGAACGTCCCGGACTCGGTCGTCAAGCTGCCCACCGACGCGCTCGTCCGCGTCACCGCCTCCTGCATCTGCGGCAGCGACCTGTGGCCCTACGGCTCGCTGTCCCCGGCGGACGGGCCCGCCCGGATGGGGCACGAGTTCATCGGCGTCGTCGAGGACACCGGCTCGCAGGTGACCACCGTCAAACGGGGCGACCTGGTCGTGGCTCCCTTCGCCATCTCCGACAACACCTGCGCGTTCTGCCGCGAGGGCTTGCACACCTCCTGCGCCCACCCGCAGGCCGGCTTCTGGGACGGCGAGCCGGAGGAGGGCGGCCAGGCCGAAGCGGTCCGCGTCCCGCTCGCCGACGGCACCCTCGTCAAGCTCCCCGTCGCACCGGACTCGGCCCTCATCCCGTCCCTGCTGACGCTCTCGGACGTGTTCGGCACCGGCTATCACGCCGCCGTGGCCGCCGGCGTCAACGAGCGCACCCGCGTCACCGTGATCGGCGACGGCGCCGTCGGCCTGCTGGCGGTGCTGTCGGCCAGGCGCCTGGGCGCCGAGCAGATCATCCTCATGGGCCGCCACCCGGCGCGTACCGGCCTCGGCAGGGAGTTCGGCGCCACCGACGTCGTCTCCGCCCGCGGTGAGGAAGGGATCGCCCAGGTCCGCGAGCTGACCGGCGGGCACGGCACGCACGCGGTCCTCGAGGCCGTCGGGACCATGTCGGCCTACGAGCAGGCCCTCGGCATCGTCCGCCCGGGCGGCGTCATCAGCCGCGTCGGCGTCCCGCAGTACGAGGAGGCGCCGATCGGCTTCGGCAGCCTCTTCCGCCACAACCTCCGCCTGGCCGGCGGACCCGCGCCGGTCCGGGCCTACATCGAGGAACTGATGCCCGACATCCTGGACGGCACCCTCGAGCCGGGAAAGGTGTTCGACGCCACGACCGACCTCGACGGCGTCCCGGCCGGCTATCAGGACATGGCCGACCGCAAGAGCCTCAAAGTGCTCATCCAACCCTGA
- a CDS encoding MFS transporter, producing the protein MSTRGGVLHARGDVRAEEHDRPPARLPSVIYVLALGTFLMGTTEFVVAGLLPQIAGNLQVSVAQAGLLITVFAVGMIVGAPLMAMLTLRLPKRLTLMLALGVFAAGHVVGVPLGAFAGQLMGWRGPFWALAALAAAAIALIARAVPHDGPAQHAGSLRSELAALRSGRLWLVLAACATTTGGVLAAYSYISPLLTGRAGLSAGLLPLALVGFGVGALAGSIVGGRLGDARPHTVTIVAAAGATLLLLAICLLSGYAAATVLLVALLGFFGLGANPVLMSLAVRFAGRAPVLASALTISAFNFGTAVGSWIAGLALGSSLGTTGPAVVGTAIAALTLIPTIAIALTRRRHSAAAATT; encoded by the coding sequence ATGAGTACGCGAGGAGGAGTCCTGCACGCCCGTGGCGACGTGCGCGCTGAAGAGCATGACCGTCCGCCCGCCAGGCTTCCTTCCGTCATCTATGTGCTGGCCTTGGGCACGTTCCTGATGGGCACGACCGAGTTCGTGGTGGCGGGCCTGCTGCCGCAGATCGCGGGCAACCTGCAGGTGAGCGTGGCCCAGGCCGGGCTGTTGATCACGGTTTTCGCGGTCGGCATGATCGTCGGCGCGCCGCTGATGGCGATGCTGACGCTGCGGCTGCCCAAGCGGCTGACCCTGATGCTCGCCCTGGGCGTCTTCGCCGCCGGACATGTCGTCGGCGTGCCGCTCGGCGCGTTCGCCGGGCAGCTCATGGGCTGGCGGGGACCGTTCTGGGCCCTCGCGGCCCTCGCCGCGGCGGCCATCGCGCTCATCGCCCGCGCCGTCCCGCACGACGGGCCGGCCCAGCATGCGGGTTCGCTCCGCTCGGAGCTGGCCGCTCTGCGTTCCGGCCGGCTGTGGCTGGTGCTGGCGGCCTGTGCCACCACGACCGGCGGTGTCCTGGCCGCGTACTCCTACATCTCGCCGCTGCTGACCGGCCGGGCCGGCCTTTCCGCCGGGCTCTTGCCGCTGGCGCTGGTCGGCTTCGGCGTCGGCGCCCTCGCCGGGTCCATCGTCGGGGGGCGTCTGGGCGACGCCCGTCCGCACACGGTGACCATCGTGGCAGCCGCAGGAGCCACCCTCCTGCTGCTCGCGATCTGCCTGTTGAGCGGCTACGCCGCGGCCACGGTTCTTCTGGTCGCCCTGCTGGGCTTCTTCGGGCTCGGCGCCAACCCGGTGCTGATGTCGCTGGCCGTCCGCTTCGCGGGCCGGGCACCCGTCCTGGCCTCTGCACTGACCATCTCGGCGTTCAACTTCGGCACCGCCGTCGGATCCTGGATCGCCGGCCTCGCGCTCGGCTCGTCGCTGGGGACCACCGGTCCTGCCGTGGTCGGCACCGCCATCGCCGCGCTGACCCTGATCCCCACGATCGCCATCGCTCTCACCCGGCGCCGCCACTCCGCAGCAGCAGCCACGACGTAG
- a CDS encoding helix-turn-helix transcriptional regulator → MDQEPGNRSDNRSEIRDFLASRRARITPEQAGLPTSGRRRVPGLRREEVAVLAGVSTEWYTRLEKGHISGVSEDVIDAVARALQLEEDERTYLFDLARAARPARRTPSRRKDVEVPPRIQWMLDSMTMASASVQNGRMDVVAGNPLARALFAPWFRSGTIDKRGRPNVARYIFLDPGAHDFYVDWESAAVTTAALLRAEAGREPHDRALRELVGELSTLSPDFRTMWAAHDVRIRHDGIKRLRHPEVGRLELTYQSLNLPMSHRAVHDLTIYTAEPGTTYEDRLKLLASLAATRPRAEEPTNQPR, encoded by the coding sequence ATGGACCAGGAACCCGGTAATCGTTCCGACAACCGCTCCGAGATCCGGGACTTCCTCGCGAGCCGGCGCGCCAGGATCACCCCCGAGCAGGCCGGGCTGCCGACCAGCGGCCGACGCCGGGTTCCCGGGCTACGGCGCGAGGAGGTCGCCGTCCTGGCAGGCGTGAGCACCGAGTGGTACACGAGGCTGGAGAAAGGCCACATCAGCGGAGTGTCCGAAGACGTCATCGACGCGGTCGCCCGGGCACTGCAACTGGAGGAGGACGAACGTACCTACCTGTTCGACCTGGCCCGGGCAGCCCGGCCCGCCCGCCGTACGCCCTCCCGCCGCAAGGATGTCGAAGTCCCGCCCCGCATCCAGTGGATGCTCGACTCCATGACGATGGCCTCGGCATCGGTGCAGAACGGGCGCATGGACGTCGTCGCCGGCAATCCACTGGCCCGAGCCCTGTTCGCGCCGTGGTTCCGCAGCGGCACCATCGACAAGCGCGGCCGCCCCAACGTCGCCCGCTACATCTTCCTGGACCCGGGCGCCCACGACTTCTACGTCGACTGGGAGAGCGCCGCCGTCACCACCGCCGCGCTGCTACGCGCGGAAGCCGGGCGCGAACCCCACGACCGGGCCCTGCGCGAACTCGTGGGCGAGCTGTCCACGCTCAGCCCCGACTTCCGCACCATGTGGGCGGCCCACGACGTCCGCATCCGCCACGACGGCATCAAGCGGCTGCGCCACCCCGAGGTCGGCCGCCTGGAACTGACCTACCAGTCCCTGAACCTGCCGATGTCCCATCGGGCGGTGCACGACCTGACCATCTACACCGCCGAACCGGGCACCACCTACGAAGACCGGCTCAAGCTCCTCGCCAGCCTGGCCGCCACCCGGCCCCGGGCGGAGGAGCCCACCAACCAGCCCCGCTGA
- a CDS encoding MerR family transcriptional regulator, with translation MRIGELAARSGVSVRALRYYEEQGLLEAERSDSGQRHYPASAADRVHLIQMLYSAGLSSRTIAELLPCVDAKVSTPESRARLAAERDRIDAQIAALTRTRDNLDAVIASTGSPASGCGWIADRDVAAQASHSATP, from the coding sequence GTGCGGATCGGCGAGTTGGCGGCGCGGTCGGGCGTCAGCGTGCGGGCCTTGCGTTACTACGAGGAGCAGGGGCTGCTGGAGGCGGAACGGAGCGACTCCGGGCAGCGTCACTATCCCGCCTCGGCGGCCGACCGCGTTCACCTGATCCAGATGCTCTACTCCGCCGGCCTGTCCAGCCGGACCATCGCCGAGTTGCTGCCCTGCGTCGATGCCAAGGTCAGCACCCCCGAATCACGTGCCCGGCTGGCCGCCGAGCGTGATCGCATCGACGCCCAGATCGCCGCGCTGACCCGTACTCGCGACAATCTGGACGCGGTCATCGCCTCCACCGGAAGCCCGGCCAGCGGCTGCGGGTGGATCGCGGACCGAGACGTCGCCGCGCAGGCGAGTCACTCCGCGACGCCATGA
- a CDS encoding SDR family oxidoreductase has product MQINGAHVLVTGANRGLGRQFILSLLDRGAGKVYATARRPDLVDVPGVIPLRLDITDPASVAAAAAAAPDVKIVINNAGISTGANLITGDLDTIRREMDTHFYGTLNVIHAFAPQLADGAILNVLSALSWLAFDGAGAYHAAKAAEWALTNSVRLELAGQGTLVTGLHLGAADTDMSAWYTGDKTAPEVIVEAALDGIEANRPEVLADDWSRQVKAWLSEDPSVIYREAAAALTA; this is encoded by the coding sequence ATGCAGATCAACGGAGCACATGTGCTGGTCACCGGCGCCAACCGGGGCCTGGGCCGGCAATTCATCCTTTCCCTCCTCGACCGCGGCGCCGGCAAGGTGTACGCCACCGCCCGCCGTCCCGATCTCGTCGACGTACCAGGAGTCATCCCGCTGCGCCTGGACATCACGGACCCGGCGTCGGTCGCCGCCGCGGCCGCCGCGGCGCCCGATGTCAAGATCGTCATCAACAACGCGGGCATCTCCACCGGCGCGAACCTCATCACCGGCGACCTGGACACGATCCGCCGCGAGATGGACACCCACTTCTACGGCACTCTCAACGTGATCCACGCCTTCGCGCCCCAGCTGGCCGACGGCGCGATCCTCAACGTCCTGTCCGCCCTCTCGTGGCTCGCCTTCGACGGCGCGGGTGCCTACCACGCGGCCAAGGCCGCCGAGTGGGCGCTCACCAACAGCGTCCGCCTGGAGCTGGCCGGCCAGGGCACCCTGGTGACGGGTCTGCACCTGGGCGCCGCGGACACCGACATGTCGGCCTGGTACACCGGTGACAAGACCGCTCCTGAGGTGATCGTCGAGGCAGCCCTCGACGGCATCGAGGCGAACCGCCCCGAGGTGCTCGCCGACGACTGGAGCCGCCAGGTGAAGGCGTGGCTGTCCGAGGACCCGAGCGTCATCTACCGGGAAGCAGCGGCCGCCCTCACGGCCTGA
- a CDS encoding NADP-dependent oxidoreductase — MKAVRFHEYGGIDVLRVEEVERPVPGPGQVLVEVRAAGIQPGEAMIRQGARHERWPATFPSGQGSDLAGLVVQVGPQVRGVAVGDEVLGFTHRRASHAEFVVVDDVQLTPRPKGLSWEVAGSLYVAGTTAYATVFAVDPGPGDTVVVSGAAGGVGSLAAQLARRRGATVIGLASEPNHAWLKDRGVVPVEYGEDVAERIRRACSGKVDAFIDTFGEGYVELAVELGVRPERINTIRDWQAAAKVGARTDGEGAAACAVVLGELARLAARGELEVLIARTYPLEQVREAFRELEQGHTHGKIVLRP; from the coding sequence ATGAAGGCGGTGCGGTTCCACGAGTACGGCGGGATCGATGTCCTGCGGGTGGAGGAGGTGGAGCGTCCGGTGCCCGGCCCCGGGCAGGTGCTGGTCGAGGTGCGCGCGGCCGGGATCCAGCCCGGCGAGGCGATGATCCGGCAGGGCGCGCGGCACGAGCGCTGGCCGGCGACGTTCCCCTCCGGGCAGGGCAGCGATCTGGCCGGTCTCGTGGTGCAGGTCGGTCCGCAGGTGCGCGGCGTCGCGGTGGGCGACGAGGTCCTCGGTTTCACTCACCGGAGGGCGAGCCACGCGGAGTTCGTCGTGGTGGACGATGTGCAGCTGACCCCGCGTCCGAAGGGGCTGTCCTGGGAGGTGGCCGGGTCGTTGTACGTGGCCGGCACGACCGCGTACGCCACCGTGTTCGCGGTCGACCCCGGGCCGGGCGACACGGTCGTCGTGTCCGGCGCGGCGGGCGGCGTCGGGTCCCTTGCCGCGCAGCTCGCGCGGCGGCGCGGCGCCACGGTGATCGGGCTGGCGAGCGAGCCGAACCACGCTTGGTTGAAGGATCGCGGGGTCGTTCCGGTCGAGTACGGAGAGGACGTGGCCGAGCGGATCCGGCGAGCCTGCAGCGGGAAGGTCGACGCGTTCATCGACACGTTCGGCGAGGGCTACGTGGAGCTGGCAGTGGAGCTGGGCGTGCGGCCCGAACGGATCAACACGATCCGCGACTGGCAGGCCGCGGCCAAGGTCGGCGCGCGTACCGACGGAGAAGGCGCCGCGGCGTGCGCGGTCGTGCTCGGCGAGCTGGCCCGGCTCGCCGCGCGCGGGGAGCTCGAGGTGCTGATCGCCCGCACCTACCCGCTGGAGCAGGTACGGGAGGCGTTCCGCGAGCTGGAACAGGGACACACTCACGGCAAGATCGTGCTCCGGCCCTAG
- a CDS encoding AAA family ATPase, translating into MDEGILFLLAGAPGSGKSTLLPHLLKAADGLVVMDMDELLEDGGLIGVPIATMDAAPVWPAYDRMWTRIVTMVRRAGHPVLLLCPVPDADELAPGGRWTGDVHCALLDCTDAERLRRLRARGDRPDEFEDAMADAARARALIPTVFHTDDADVTELATRIAGHVNKLRP; encoded by the coding sequence GTGGATGAAGGGATCTTGTTTCTTCTCGCCGGTGCTCCGGGGTCGGGCAAGAGCACGCTGCTGCCACACCTGCTGAAGGCCGCCGACGGGCTGGTCGTCATGGACATGGACGAGCTACTCGAGGACGGCGGGCTCATCGGCGTGCCGATCGCGACGATGGACGCCGCGCCCGTCTGGCCCGCGTACGACCGCATGTGGACCCGCATCGTCACCATGGTCCGGCGCGCCGGCCACCCCGTCCTCCTGCTCTGTCCCGTCCCCGACGCCGACGAGCTCGCACCGGGCGGGCGATGGACCGGCGACGTCCACTGCGCCCTCCTGGACTGCACCGACGCCGAGCGGCTGCGGCGACTGCGAGCACGCGGCGACAGGCCGGATGAGTTCGAAGACGCGATGGCGGACGCCGCCCGGGCACGTGCTCTCATCCCCACCGTGTTCCACACCGACGACGCCGACGTCACGGAGCTGGCCACGCGGATCGCCGGCCATGTCAACAAGCTGCGCCCCTGA